From Aminivibrio sp., the proteins below share one genomic window:
- the gspM gene encoding type II secretion system protein GspM: MKRFLSASLPSLLGKDDSGPGVEHRTLLLLLLALLAWGAAFSLWSDGRDLRARRELQKKRFDDLAAVIGEYRVLRQAAGTGRIPLPADGEEDLLTAVSNAVASLGLRSNMLSLSSTTGRGGGSAVSVTLEGLSSESLARFLQETERRGIYSFSADLRAVRSPSPEGAPGRTITAVLLLGRQGP; encoded by the coding sequence GTGAAACGCTTCCTGTCCGCCTCCTTGCCCTCCCTCCTGGGAAAGGACGACAGCGGTCCCGGGGTGGAGCACCGGACCCTTCTCCTGCTGCTCCTGGCCCTTCTCGCCTGGGGGGCGGCCTTCTCCCTCTGGAGCGACGGCAGGGACCTTCGGGCGAGGAGAGAGCTCCAGAAAAAACGGTTTGACGACCTTGCCGCAGTGATCGGGGAATACCGGGTGCTCCGGCAGGCAGCGGGGACAGGACGGATTCCCCTTCCCGCCGACGGCGAGGAGGATCTCCTCACCGCCGTTTCCAACGCCGTGGCCTCTCTCGGCCTCCGGTCGAACATGCTGAGCCTGAGCAGCACCACGGGACGGGGGGGTGGCAGCGCCGTCTCCGTGACGCTGGAGGGCCTGTCCTCGGAGAGCCTGGCCCGTTTCCTCCAGGAGACGGAGCGGAGGGGCATCTATTCCTTCTCCGCCGACCTCCGGGCGGTCCGGAGCCCTTCGCCGGAAGGGGCCCCGGGGCGGACCATCACCGCGGTGCTCCTTCTCGGGAGGCAGGGGCCATGA
- the feoB gene encoding ferrous iron transport protein B, translating to MGYTVALTGNPNTGKTSLFNALTGSNQHVGNWPGVTVERKEGRFRTGDGEVKVVDLPGIYSLGAASLDEEIAADFLLRSRPDLAIVVADGSNLERSLYLAVQMLEMGTPLVLALNMMDTAAEKGITIDVEKLSSLLGIPVVPTVARRKEGIEDLKKRVFEELKNRTAPPNSFSLPYGERLAPLFDRMEAFLSSKPDLIPGLPARTAAVKFTEGDPAVLAAAETAGIRRELEAILSREGASVEASLGYDLQTAVIERRWGFVSGVTAEAVTRDLSLKTRLSLSDRIDRVVTSRTLGLPLFFLVTWAVFRLTYALGDPLVEIFEGLFESLGERSAAFLATAGLSDILVSFIQDGLIGGVGSVVVFFPHIFILFAFIAVLEDSGYMARGAFVMDRIMHLMGLHGKSFIPMLMGFGCNVPSMMATRILERPRDRMITLLILPFMSCSARLPVFVLFSGAFFGAHAGTAVFSLYILGIVVAIGAAKILGSTLFKGESSQLVMELPPYHIPSAGMVLRHAWERGFLFLQKAGTFILLSVVAVWVLASLPRGVEYGSEDSLVGSIGKALAPLFGPAGFGFWQAAVALFFGFLAKEVVVGTFGALLGAGEAGLTAALPSLFTPLSAYAFLVMTLLYVPCVAAVAAFKRETGSWKWTFFMIAYTTLVGYGGAVLVYQGGRLLGLG from the coding sequence ATGGGCTACACGGTAGCCCTTACGGGAAACCCCAACACGGGCAAGACGAGCCTGTTCAACGCCCTGACCGGGTCGAACCAGCACGTGGGGAACTGGCCCGGGGTCACGGTGGAGCGGAAGGAGGGCCGGTTCCGGACAGGCGACGGCGAGGTGAAGGTCGTTGACCTTCCCGGGATCTACAGCCTCGGCGCCGCATCCCTCGACGAGGAGATCGCTGCGGACTTCCTTCTCCGGAGCAGGCCCGACCTGGCCATTGTCGTGGCCGACGGTTCCAACCTGGAGAGAAGCCTCTACCTCGCCGTGCAGATGCTGGAGATGGGGACGCCCCTGGTGCTTGCCCTGAACATGATGGACACGGCGGCGGAAAAGGGGATTACCATCGACGTGGAGAAGCTGTCGTCCCTCCTCGGCATTCCGGTGGTTCCTACTGTGGCCCGCCGGAAGGAGGGAATCGAAGACCTCAAGAAGAGGGTGTTCGAGGAGCTGAAGAACAGAACGGCGCCTCCGAATTCCTTTTCGCTGCCCTACGGCGAGCGGCTTGCCCCTCTTTTCGACCGTATGGAGGCGTTTCTCTCATCGAAGCCGGACCTGATCCCGGGGCTTCCTGCCCGCACTGCGGCGGTGAAGTTCACCGAAGGGGACCCCGCTGTTCTCGCGGCGGCGGAGACCGCAGGAATCCGCCGCGAACTGGAGGCCATTCTTTCACGCGAAGGAGCCTCTGTGGAGGCATCCCTGGGCTACGACCTCCAGACGGCGGTGATCGAGCGGCGGTGGGGCTTCGTCTCGGGCGTGACCGCAGAGGCGGTGACCCGGGACCTCTCCCTGAAGACCCGGCTCTCCCTCTCCGACAGGATCGACAGGGTGGTGACGTCGAGGACTCTCGGCCTCCCCCTGTTCTTCCTGGTGACATGGGCAGTCTTCAGGCTCACCTATGCCCTGGGAGATCCCCTGGTGGAGATATTCGAAGGGCTCTTCGAGTCCCTCGGCGAGCGATCGGCCGCATTTCTGGCGACTGCGGGGCTGTCCGATATCCTGGTCTCCTTCATTCAGGACGGCCTCATCGGGGGCGTGGGATCCGTGGTGGTGTTCTTCCCCCACATCTTTATCCTCTTCGCCTTCATCGCCGTCCTCGAGGACTCGGGGTACATGGCCAGGGGCGCCTTCGTCATGGACAGGATCATGCATCTCATGGGGCTCCACGGCAAGAGTTTCATTCCCATGCTCATGGGCTTCGGGTGCAACGTGCCCTCCATGATGGCCACCAGGATCCTCGAACGGCCCAGGGACAGGATGATCACCCTGCTCATCCTTCCCTTCATGAGCTGCTCGGCCCGTCTTCCGGTGTTCGTTCTCTTCTCGGGGGCCTTCTTCGGCGCTCACGCAGGAACGGCCGTCTTCTCCCTCTACATCCTGGGGATCGTGGTGGCCATCGGAGCTGCCAAGATCCTGGGGAGCACCCTTTTCAAGGGAGAATCGTCCCAGCTTGTCATGGAGCTGCCCCCCTACCACATACCTTCGGCGGGGATGGTGCTCCGGCATGCCTGGGAGCGGGGATTCCTCTTCCTGCAGAAAGCGGGAACCTTCATCCTCCTCTCGGTAGTGGCCGTGTGGGTTCTGGCGAGCCTCCCCCGGGGCGTGGAGTACGGCTCCGAAGACAGCCTGGTGGGGAGCATAGGGAAAGCGCTCGCTCCGCTGTTCGGGCCCGCTGGGTTCGGCTTCTGGCAGGCGGCGGTGGCCCTCTTCTTCGGATTCCTGGCCAAGGAAGTGGTGGTGGGAACCTTCGGCGCCCTGCTCGGCGCCGGGGAGGCCGGGCTCACGGCAGCCCTTCCGTCTCTCTTCACCCCTCTCTCCGCCTATGCCTTCCTCGTGATGACCCTGCTCTATGTCCCCTGCGTGGCGGCGGTGGCGGCCTTCAAACGAGAGACGGGAAGCTGGAAGTGGACCTTCTTCATGATCGCCTACACCACCCTCGTAGGTTACGGCGGCGCGGTTCTCGTCTACCAGGGAGGCCGTCTTCTCGGCCTCGGGTAA
- a CDS encoding type II secretion system protein GspK, with product MRTGFLPNRPVRKKRKGLVLLSVLLVSLFLLAASTGFAVFARRSVRTFDGQRRAFTARMVCEAALPAAKALIGLHPGKAHAPGDDIFSLRTLEFPEAGVTLEMAVTPLNDRFPLNGLFLPDGRTVRSELAGPWRRLWRQAGAENLEAVVLDFLDGDGEPRLGGGERNGYLNRPLLSLEELLFVPGMTADILYGTETRPGIAPLVTLRSDGKINANTALPEVLALLDGLDGNIAADLVRAREARVFASMEDLSSVPSFPASARARLMNVISFTSSHFRVSFLVEFADGQKTPLEVILERKGAVTDTVRWEEP from the coding sequence GTGAGGACTGGCTTCCTCCCGAATAGACCGGTCCGGAAAAAACGAAAGGGGCTCGTCCTCCTCTCGGTCCTCCTGGTGTCCCTCTTCCTGCTGGCGGCCTCCACCGGATTCGCCGTCTTCGCCAGGAGATCCGTGAGAACCTTTGACGGACAGCGGCGGGCTTTCACGGCCAGGATGGTCTGCGAGGCCGCTCTCCCAGCGGCGAAGGCCCTGATCGGGCTTCACCCGGGAAAGGCTCACGCTCCGGGGGACGATATCTTCTCTCTCCGGACCCTCGAGTTTCCCGAAGCGGGCGTGACGCTGGAAATGGCCGTCACTCCCCTGAACGACCGCTTCCCGCTGAACGGGCTCTTCCTTCCCGACGGGAGAACGGTGAGATCCGAGCTGGCGGGACCGTGGAGAAGGCTGTGGCGGCAGGCCGGGGCGGAAAATCTCGAGGCCGTGGTGCTGGACTTCCTCGACGGAGACGGGGAGCCCCGCCTCGGCGGAGGCGAGCGGAACGGGTACCTGAACAGGCCCCTCCTTTCACTGGAAGAGCTGCTTTTTGTTCCCGGAATGACGGCGGACATTCTCTACGGAACGGAAACCCGCCCCGGGATCGCCCCCCTGGTCACCCTCCGGTCAGACGGAAAGATCAACGCCAACACGGCTCTCCCGGAGGTGCTGGCCCTTCTGGACGGCCTGGACGGGAACATCGCCGCCGACCTGGTCCGGGCGAGGGAAGCCAGGGTTTTCGCCTCCATGGAGGACCTGTCCTCCGTGCCGTCCTTTCCGGCATCGGCCAGGGCGCGGCTCATGAACGTGATCTCCTTTACGAGCAGCCATTTCAGGGTGTCCTTTCTCGTTGAGTTTGCCGATGGTCAAAAGACCCCGCTGGAGGTTATACTGGAACGAAAAGGCGCGGTGACCGACACGGTCCGATGGGAGGAACCGTAA
- a CDS encoding phosphatidylglycerol lysyltransferase domain-containing protein, which produces MGLLFEPLSLDKAEHYRQLYEACPRRSSYYSFGSLWAWRNIFGFSWAFREGLCWIRTASGTLWAPVGPWESADWRRILPELFPERAEFSYAPDGLARVLTELFRDRIVAREVRSQWEYLHSVRDLIALKGNRFSRKRSHIRQFVKNYAFVYRSLGPDDGESVLEAQKLWLAERPESPALLRENGAVEEMVREWRNIPGLLGGLLEVDGMPAAYTIAEAIPGDTVMIHFEKALPSYNGAYQAINRMFLQNTASSFTTVNREEDLGDEGMRVAKMSYHPVGFLKKYTLSWFPD; this is translated from the coding sequence ATGGGCCTTCTCTTCGAACCCCTCTCCCTGGACAAAGCGGAACACTACAGACAGCTCTACGAAGCCTGCCCCAGGCGGTCATCCTACTATTCCTTCGGCAGCCTCTGGGCCTGGCGGAACATCTTCGGCTTCTCCTGGGCCTTCCGGGAGGGCCTGTGCTGGATACGCACCGCTTCGGGGACCCTGTGGGCCCCCGTGGGTCCCTGGGAATCGGCGGACTGGCGGAGGATTCTCCCCGAACTGTTTCCCGAAAGGGCCGAATTTTCCTATGCCCCGGACGGCCTCGCAAGGGTACTGACCGAGCTTTTCCGGGACAGGATCGTCGCCCGGGAAGTCCGTTCCCAGTGGGAATACCTTCATTCCGTCCGGGACCTCATCGCCCTGAAGGGCAACCGCTTTTCCAGAAAGCGGAGCCACATACGCCAGTTCGTGAAAAACTATGCCTTCGTGTACCGTTCCCTGGGCCCCGACGACGGTGAGTCCGTCCTGGAGGCCCAGAAACTATGGCTCGCTGAACGCCCCGAATCCCCCGCCCTTCTCCGGGAGAACGGGGCAGTGGAGGAAATGGTCAGGGAATGGCGGAACATCCCGGGACTTCTCGGCGGGCTTCTCGAGGTGGACGGAATGCCGGCCGCCTACACCATCGCCGAGGCCATTCCGGGCGACACGGTGATGATCCATTTCGAAAAGGCCCTGCCCTCCTATAACGGGGCCTACCAGGCCATCAACCGCATGTTTCTCCAGAACACAGCCTCTTCCTTCACCACGGTGAACCGGGAGGAGGACCTGGGCGACGAGGGAATGCGCGTGGCGAAGATGTCCTACCATCCCGTGGGCTTTCTGAAAAAGTACACCCTCTCATGGTTTCCCGACTGA
- the gspL gene encoding type II secretion system protein GspL, with amino-acid sequence MTRRQISSFFLKTRDGFRLLENGGNPSGEKSAGNSIPSRGALVLYPFRTLSAHPFSFPFRSLKDVRGALSLRFSPLLSGEEAVDIIPWISGVGGGGAEGAAWCVAASEVPGDGDGVPLRGNICWPLPLALASMVDGEGITVFRGMGVTASAVFAGGVPLFCRCGSEEDGAPGPEEGDGMDRDVRLCREFALASGREDLAASVWTGTSPGELLEAARQTAARFPAFLSVNISRPALKATLARERTARVLRNFSAAAAFLGAVFCAVQFSLSLQVRSSLERLSAEAAALYREIAGPSERIVDPLSQARGKLAELRGSGGDDSSLSLFLGHLGRVWTGGDGGRKSGFPVLDRMRYTGESAELTGTARTMEAIQALRTAADSRGFRASLGDIQQIPGGGLRFSLSLRREKP; translated from the coding sequence ATTACCAGACGGCAGATTTCCTCGTTTTTCCTCAAGACCAGGGACGGATTTCGCCTCCTTGAAAACGGCGGCAACCCTTCCGGAGAAAAGAGTGCCGGGAACAGCATTCCTTCCCGGGGCGCCCTTGTCCTGTACCCCTTCCGTACCCTCTCGGCGCACCCTTTTTCCTTTCCCTTCCGCTCGCTGAAGGACGTGCGCGGCGCCCTCTCCCTCAGATTCAGCCCGCTGCTTTCCGGGGAGGAGGCCGTGGACATCATCCCGTGGATCTCCGGCGTCGGAGGCGGAGGAGCCGAGGGAGCCGCATGGTGTGTGGCGGCCTCCGAGGTACCCGGAGACGGGGACGGGGTTCCCCTGCGGGGAAACATCTGCTGGCCCCTCCCCCTGGCCCTGGCTTCCATGGTGGACGGCGAAGGGATCACCGTTTTCCGCGGGATGGGTGTTACCGCCTCGGCGGTATTTGCCGGAGGCGTTCCCCTCTTCTGCAGGTGCGGCAGTGAGGAAGACGGAGCACCGGGTCCTGAAGAGGGGGACGGCATGGACAGGGATGTTCGTCTCTGCAGAGAATTCGCCCTTGCTTCCGGCCGCGAGGATCTTGCCGCTTCGGTCTGGACAGGGACATCCCCCGGCGAGCTCCTTGAGGCAGCCCGACAGACTGCGGCCCGTTTCCCGGCCTTTCTTTCCGTGAACATTTCCCGGCCCGCCCTGAAAGCCACTCTCGCCCGGGAGAGAACGGCCCGGGTCCTCAGGAACTTTTCCGCCGCCGCCGCTTTTCTCGGGGCGGTCTTTTGCGCCGTTCAGTTCTCCCTTTCCCTGCAGGTCCGTTCTTCCCTGGAGAGGCTTTCAGCCGAGGCGGCGGCCCTCTACCGGGAGATCGCCGGTCCGTCGGAGCGAATCGTGGACCCTCTCTCCCAGGCACGGGGCAAGCTGGCGGAACTTCGGGGAAGCGGAGGGGACGACAGTTCTCTCTCCCTCTTTCTCGGTCATCTCGGAAGGGTGTGGACCGGCGGAGACGGGGGGAGGAAATCCGGCTTCCCGGTCCTCGACCGGATGCGCTACACCGGCGAGAGTGCCGAGCTGACAGGGACGGCCCGGACAATGGAAGCCATCCAGGCCCTCCGGACGGCGGCCGATTCCCGGGGGTTCAGGGCATCTCTGGGGGACATCCAGCAGATCCCGGGCGGAGGATTGAGATTTTCCCTGTCCCTGAGGAGGGAAAAGCCGTGA
- the gspN gene encoding type II secretion system protein GspN, with the protein MKAGRAVLFLLFSAAVFGASFLAFFPFGAGTEAAWSRAVRAASEKGFFLDASSVSAEGRLPPGAVLLNVRLRSPLLSGEAGRVTVVFSPSDTVAALAPAAGLRLERVSVNLPLPGEQPLFLAAVEARLVFRSERIEVLEFRTSGELDVSGTAVLSSRGFALDEADLAIGGERAALMELLRPLLHLRQEKPGTWILKRGGRNPHGTN; encoded by the coding sequence ATGAAAGCCGGAAGGGCGGTCCTGTTTCTCCTTTTCTCGGCGGCGGTGTTCGGGGCGTCCTTCCTGGCATTCTTCCCCTTCGGGGCAGGAACGGAGGCGGCCTGGAGCAGGGCCGTCCGGGCAGCGTCGGAAAAGGGTTTTTTTCTTGACGCTTCTTCAGTATCCGCAGAGGGACGCCTTCCTCCAGGGGCGGTACTCCTCAATGTCCGGCTCCGGTCCCCTCTCCTCTCAGGAGAGGCCGGCCGGGTGACGGTCGTCTTTTCGCCGTCGGACACCGTGGCCGCTCTTGCCCCGGCGGCCGGGCTCCGGCTCGAGAGGGTATCGGTGAATCTTCCCCTTCCGGGGGAGCAGCCCCTCTTTCTCGCTGCGGTCGAGGCCAGGCTGGTCTTTCGGTCCGAAAGAATCGAGGTGCTGGAATTCAGGACTTCCGGGGAGCTTGACGTTTCCGGGACGGCGGTCCTTTCATCCAGGGGTTTTGCCCTTGATGAGGCCGATCTCGCCATCGGAGGAGAGCGGGCGGCCCTGATGGAACTCCTCCGGCCCCTCCTTCACCTGAGGCAGGAAAAACCCGGAACCTGGATCCTGAAGAGGGGAGGAAGAAACCCCCATGGCACGAATTGA
- a CDS encoding type II secretion system protein produces MVSRLIPSRRFFRPRGFTLAEVLVVLALFGLIAALAFAPSVVLVRGLENARAETAKEQVSDYLLGRIAAEMRLSPRSFPGGPAVVAVRKDVLGGLADDRVAFWSDYGGEPGVRAWKVFRPGAGRDGAPGVYRWILPLASPGAVDWENLDPAGGRLIVPGADFLRVSILSAETGEWGDDYEGPRPRGVRFEARAGKEAFLREDWLPPE; encoded by the coding sequence ATGGTTTCCCGACTGATCCCCTCCCGCCGTTTTTTCCGGCCCCGGGGATTCACCCTGGCTGAAGTCCTGGTGGTCCTCGCCCTTTTCGGTCTCATCGCCGCCCTGGCCTTTGCCCCGTCGGTGGTTCTTGTCAGGGGGCTGGAGAACGCGAGGGCGGAGACGGCGAAGGAACAGGTTTCGGACTATCTCCTGGGACGGATCGCCGCAGAGATGCGTCTCTCTCCCCGCTCGTTCCCGGGCGGACCGGCGGTCGTGGCCGTCCGGAAGGATGTCCTGGGAGGCCTGGCTGACGACCGGGTTGCCTTCTGGAGCGACTACGGCGGGGAGCCGGGAGTCCGGGCATGGAAGGTGTTCCGCCCCGGAGCGGGCAGGGACGGGGCTCCGGGGGTATATCGCTGGATCCTTCCCCTGGCGTCCCCGGGGGCGGTGGACTGGGAGAACCTGGACCCTGCCGGAGGCAGACTCATTGTTCCCGGCGCGGATTTTCTGAGGGTATCCATTCTCTCCGCGGAAACGGGCGAATGGGGCGATGACTATGAAGGCCCGAGGCCGAGGGGCGTCCGGTTCGAGGCCAGGGCAGGAAAGGAGGCGTTCCTCCGTGAGGACTGGCTTCCTCCCGAATAG
- the gspC gene encoding type II secretion system protein GspC, which translates to MARIDDLLRGGARLVLPLLGAALFSAMAGYWAAGMVEERLFLLSVEETGKISGRGALSPLPAEKEQAPSLGDFAAGDPFGAPPPSPAAASAKAQETEITVSELYELEGIRLAGTLPGIAVWIDEGGKQSVFLQGRQVKGYELSEVGEDRVVLRKGGTVVNVFLRYSGHTSSRASAPPSSPPVLNMPGPGVTAARPGQQGSIPRETVDNLLMNPLDEMKKFRLRPKFDGDRTLGVEVQWVDRNSFLKSVGVEKGDVIQSVNGLEIRNMGDVVNVINSLMGGSAFDVQVLRGGAPVSLKYTIR; encoded by the coding sequence ATGGCACGAATTGACGACCTTCTCCGGGGAGGAGCGCGGTTGGTCCTTCCCCTTCTCGGGGCGGCCCTTTTCTCCGCCATGGCAGGATACTGGGCGGCCGGAATGGTGGAGGAACGGCTGTTTCTCCTGTCCGTGGAAGAGACTGGAAAAATATCGGGCAGAGGAGCGCTGTCTCCGCTTCCGGCGGAAAAAGAGCAGGCCCCGTCCCTGGGGGATTTTGCCGCCGGGGACCCCTTCGGGGCGCCCCCGCCCTCTCCCGCGGCGGCTTCGGCGAAGGCGCAGGAGACGGAAATCACCGTGAGTGAGCTGTACGAGCTGGAGGGCATCCGCCTCGCCGGTACGTTGCCGGGGATCGCGGTCTGGATCGACGAGGGGGGGAAACAGTCCGTCTTTCTCCAGGGCCGGCAGGTGAAGGGCTATGAACTGAGCGAGGTCGGCGAGGACAGGGTGGTCCTCAGAAAAGGCGGAACGGTGGTGAACGTCTTCCTCCGGTACAGCGGCCACACGTCCTCCAGGGCGTCCGCGCCGCCGTCTTCTCCTCCGGTTCTGAACATGCCCGGCCCGGGAGTCACGGCGGCCCGGCCCGGGCAGCAGGGGTCAATTCCCAGGGAAACGGTGGACAACCTGCTCATGAATCCCCTGGACGAGATGAAAAAATTCCGGCTCAGGCCGAAATTCGACGGCGACAGGACATTGGGCGTGGAAGTGCAGTGGGTGGACAGGAACAGCTTCCTGAAGTCCGTGGGGGTGGAGAAGGGCGACGTGATCCAGTCGGTCAACGGGCTGGAGATCCGGAACATGGGGGACGTGGTGAACGTCATCAACTCCCTCATGGGAGGAAGTGCCTTCGACGTGCAGGTCCTCAGGGGCGGCGCTCCCGTTTCCCTGAAGTACACCATCCGGTGA